GGTGGCCAGTGGTTTGGTGGCCCGCTGGCCCGGAAAGATCGCGCCGGGAAAAGAAACGCACGCCATCGTGGAATACACGGACATCGTTCCCACCTTCCTCGATGCCGCCGGTGCCCCGATTCCCGAGATCCTCGACGGCAAGTCGTTCCTGCCGCTGCTAAAAGGTGAAAAGAGCGAGCACAGCCAGTATGCCTACAGCCTCCAGACAACCTGCGGAGTCGACGGATACAAATCCCCCTATGGCATCCGAAGTGTCGTCGGCAAACGCTACCGCTACATTCTCAACCTCTTTCCCGAAAATGAATTCAGCATCCCCATCTCGCGCAGCACTTACGAGGAAACCAGGGGGATGGACGGCCAATACAAAAAATTCGGCGACAGGTATATGAAGCGCCCCGCCGAGGAACTTTACGACGTCATTGCCGACCCGTATTGCCAGAACAATCTGATTGCCGACAAAAGCCTCAGCGAAACCAAGAATGAACTGCGGAAAAAACTGCGCGCATGGATGGCCTCCCAGAACGACCTCGGGCGCAAAACCGAACTCGACGCCAACAACCGCCAGACCAAACCGCGGCTCAGTATCCATTCCAAAAAATAACCCATCCTACTGACATGTCCGACGTATTCTTCAAGCCCGTTGTTGAAGTCGGGCACTTAAACCGCATACTGGAGGATAGTCTTCCTTATTGTAAACCCTCCGCTTCTCTGCGATGCTGCCCACTTTCTTAATTATGAATCATCTCAAAGGCCTGAAGCTTGAATGGTCGTTATGTGTCCTGTGTGTATTTTTCCAAACCCTGTCGCTGTTCGCGCTGCCGGTTTCTTCCCTGGTGGTGCCCGGTCCGGACGGGTCGCTGAGTTACGTCGGCTATGCCAATGAAGACCAGACGAACGCGGACAACATCATGATCGATTTCTCGCAGGCGGGGTATCAGGGTGGCGGTGTTGCCATCCCTTGGGTTCCGGTTGTGATTGCGCTCGATCCGGTGGCGTCCGGTGACGATTATGCCCGCATCCAGCAGGCGATTGATGATGTTGCGGCGATGCCCTTGTCGTCGGCCGGGTTCCGCGGTGCCATTCTCTTGAAAAATGGCGACTATCGCGTGTCGCAGACGCTGAAAATCCAAGCCGACGGGATTGTGATTCGCGGCGAAGGGCAATGGGCCGGCGGAACGGTGGTGACATTCACCGCGACCCAGCAGGATAACTTGTTTGAATTCACCGGCAGTGGCGGCTGGGCCAGCATCGGTGGCACCACCAGCGCCATCACCAACACCTTTGTCGGCAGTGGTGCGCATCAAATCGATGTCGCATCCGCAGCCGGGTATTCGGTTGGCGACCGGATCATCGTGCGCCGCACGCCCAATCAGGCATGGATCGATCTGATCAAGATGGGGCAGTATGGTTGGACGCCGAGTGCCTATAACACCCAGTCTCCGCGCACGATTACCGCCATCGACGGCAATCGCATCACCTTGGATGCGCCGCTGATCCACGCCATCGAAAGCCAATACGGCGGCGGTGATGTTTTCCGTTACCATTTCAACAACGGCCTGCACAATGTCGGCATCGAGCGCATGCGTCTGGCCTCGAGTTATACCAGTAACACGGATGAAGACCACGGCTGGGCGGCGGTGCAGTTTTCCAGGGTTGAAAATGCATGGGTCCGCAGAATCACCGCTCAGTTTTTTGGCAACAACTGTGTCAGCGTGATCAACCAGAGCCAGAAGGTCACGGTGGAAGATTGTTCCATGTTGGACGCCAAAAGTGAAAACACCGGCGGCCGGCGATACTCGTTCAATTTGGACGGGGCGTGTTTCACTCTGGTGCAGCGTTGTTACACGCGCGAGGGGCGGCACGACTACGTCACCGGATCGCTTACCGCCGGGCCGAATGTTTTTGTCGATTGTGTCGCCAAGAACACCTACGCCAACAGTGGCCCGCATCATCGCTACGCCCAGGGACTGCTGTTTGACAATGTTTCGGCGGGTCAGATTGATGTGGAAAATCGGCGGGACTCGGGTACGGGGCACGGCTGGTCTGGTGCGCAGACTGTTTTCTGGAGCTGTAATGTTTCGGGCGGCTTCATCTGCGACGCCCCCAAGGCGGCGATGAATTTTTGTATCGGCAGTGTGGGCAATAAACATGACGGCACCTGGGCACCCAGCGAGCCCGATGGATTCTGGGAGCTGCGTCAGACCAACATCACCCCGCGCAGTTTGTATTACCGTCAGCTTCAGGACCGGTTGGGTGCCCACGCCATGCAGTTGGTCACCACATCCGGCCAACGCAACGGCCGGGTCTGGGACGCGATCGCTTCATGGAAGGGTTATTCCAATCCACCGGACTCCGTCGTTTTCAGCCCGGTTCAGGTGGAGGTCCTGCCCGAGACCGCATCGACCCGGATCGGCGACGCCCTCACCCTGAACGCCCTGGTTCGTTTCCCCTTGCCTGAGAATTTTTCCGCGAGTGGCGCATGGACGGTGGACAGTGGTCCAGGGGAGGTGGTCTTCGAGAGTCCGAGCGAGGTCATCAGCCGCGTTTGGTTTCGCCAACCCGGCGTCTATGCCTTGCGTTACACCCACACTCAGACGGATGACAGCGATCCGCTGAACCCGGTTGATTACACCGATTTCGATACAGTGATGGTAGAAGTGGTCGATCACGGCGCACTGACGCAGCCGCCCGCATTTCCTGATTTGGGTGAAATTACCGCGGCTACGGCGGCACTGACGATTGATACCGATGCGCTGACGTGCAGCGGTGGGATCAATGCGTCTGGTCGGCTCGGCGTCAATCCGGACGGCTCTGAAGTGGCGGTGTTTGTCTTTAGTTCGATCAACATGGTCAACGCGCCGACGTTGACCGGATCACGTCCGCTGGTGCTCGTCGCTGAAGGAGATTTGAGCTTGGACAGCACACTGAATGTAGCTGGCGGCAGTGGCTCGCATAAGGTCGGTGGTTCGGGAGTTGCCGGTGGCGGTGACGGTGGACATGCCAACCGTGATGACTCGCCGGGTAGGCCCTATGACGGCCAAGGGCCGGGTGGAAGTTCGGGTAATGAGACCGGCGAAGACGACTCCAGTTCTGCGGGCGGGTCATTTGGTGGTCGGGCCGGCGGCAGCAGTACTCCCGCTGGGTGGCCATACGGCAGTGAAACCTTGCACAACTTGATCGGTGGCAGCGGTGCCGGCGGCACCAGGAACAAGGGAGGTGGAGCAGGTGGCGGAGCGGTGGCTCTGATCGCGGGTGGAAACTTGCAACTCACCACCAATGCTGTGCTCAATGCCGATGGCGGCGGCGGCTCTGCCAGTGGATCCCAGCTAACCTCCGGCGGCGGCAGCGGTGGTGCCATTTTGCTCAGTGGTAAAAATGTGCTGCTGCAAGGCACTATCAGCGCGCGAGGCGGAAATGGTGGCGATGCCAGCGGCGGTCAGAAAAACGGCGGCGGCGGCGGCGGCGGACGCATCGCGATCTATTATCGCACTACCCTGGACAGCGGCAGCGCAGCCATATCCGTCGATGGAGGCATTCCGCTAGGAAGTAATTCCGCCGGTGACGCTGGTGGAGTCGGCACGATCTATACCAGTCTCACTGCCGCCGGCTTGGCCGATCAATGGTTGTATACGGAGGTTGGGGTGAGTGATCCGGATGATGTGGACTGGGCGTCCGATTACGATGGCGATGGACTTAGCGCCTGGGCGGAGTATCAACTGGGTGGGTCGGAACAACAGGCGAGCCCAGCAGTGCGACCTCGTATCCAACGGGACAGTAATGGCGAAATCCGATACGTCTTTAACCGTCGGCGCGAGGGCGCGGACTGGAGTGCCTACGCGCTTGAGGAGTCAACCACGCTGATGCCCGGCAGTTGGTCTCGTGTGTATCCTGACGAATCGATGACCCGGGAGCACCCGAGTCTGCCTGGATTTGATGAAGTCACCGTGCCTATCGCCGATGATTTCCCCAGATGGTTTATCCGGATGCATCTTCGGTAACTGGAATCTAAGCGGAACCTAGGCAGTGTGGACAGGCGCCGGCATAGGGACAATGAGCTTCGGTAAGGCCATGCGTTGCAGGGTGCGGTATTTCAGCGATGGTGTGACCATGGGAAGCCGGGTATTAGTCGATCAGGTTTTCAAACAGGCACGCGATCGATTTGGAGAGAAAAGAACGACCGGAGCCCGGCCGATGCTTAGGGTTGGATGGAAGCAGCCCACGCTGTCGCTGATGTCGCTTTAATCCAATGTTTCGATGCCACTCGCCCCAGCGAAGCCCGCCTCGAAGCGCATGAAACCGATTGGATGCTCACATGGCTCGGTCAGGTCCATCCTATGGAATCCCGGGCCGGTAGCGGTGATGGAGGGAACTGCGGATGGGGCGGCCCATTGCTCAAGGTTTGTCGATTTCCGAAATCCTGCGGTGATATCCAGTGGCGTTGTGGAGATGGTTGCCGAGCATTCAAAGTGATCGCCAACCATATGGATGGTGACCGGCAATACCTCCGGCTTCGACGGGTCCAGCCCGGTGGCGAATTTGAGGATGTTAGCAATGCCATCACTGGAAAGAGAAGCAAGGGGGGCGGCATCGGCTCCGGAAAGCTGGTGGAAAGCGCACCAGTCCTCGTAGTTGCCCCGCACGCTGATTTCCATGGTTTCGCTATCGACAGAACCGGTGGCTGCCGACAAAAGCTGGACCCAGACTTGAGTCCCAAACTCAAGCTGTTCTGTTAGGTGCTCTGCACCTGACGTCAGCGGCGTCGATGTATCGCCACTCTCCCCCAGATACCACTGGAACGACGGGAGGGCGTGATCAGAGGTCGCAAGTAGGCGCGCCGAAGATCCCAGCCTAACATAGGGTGTCGTGTCAAATGACTCAACCGCCAAGGCCGTGAACTCGCAGGCCCCGAGGTCGGGCTCGCCATCGCGTGAGAAGCCACGCTGATCGGTGGCCGGGTCATCCGTTGCAACCACACCGGCATCGATGGCGGGACTTCCAAAGGCAACGGGCACCGTCGATGTCAGTCCTCCATGGGCACCGAAGCTCCCCAGCAGGGGATCGGCCGTCGATACTCCGGTTCCCGGATAGCCGCCGTCGATGATGCTGTTGCTGACCGTTGCCGTGCTGCCATAAATGTCGTCCGCCTCGTTGTCCCAGAAGATGCTGTTCCTCACAACGGGAGTCGAGTCGTCGGCATTCAGCCCGCCGCTGTATTCCTCCTCTTCGCCAAGTTCGAGATGCCGGAAATTGGATCGGTTTGAGTAGAAAGTGCCATGGATGATCTCGACGGTTGAGGACTGGCAGCGCATGGCTCCGCCACCGCCGTCGTCAGGGGGGGCGCTTGGACCACTCCCACCGCCGGAACCACCTCCGTAAACTTCATTGTTGTAGAAGGTGCAGTTCGCGAATCGCGGATTGCAGGAAATCACGTTGGCACCGCCGGCCGCGCGAAACGCACGGTTGCCCGAAAACGTGCAGCGGCTGACCTCGGCATCATTGGCCGAGAGCACCAGGCCACCTCCTTTTTCAGCCACATTATCGATGAAGGAGGAATCAGAAATGAAGGCCTCGACCGTGCCGGAATACACCACGAGTCCACCACCGGCGTCACCCGACTCGTTGGAATTGAAAACACATCTCTCGAACACCGCCTGGCTCTGGGAACAATACATTCCGCCCCCGGAACCAGCGGCGGTGTTACTTTCAAAGGTCGTGTCGGTGACCACGACGATCGCGTTCTCGCAGTTGACAGCACCCACGGCACGCGCTGCTGTGTTCGACCGGAAGATACTACCGGAGATCACAAGTGATTGACCGCTGTGCCAAATGGCACCTCCGACACCTTTCTGAAGCACCTCGGCGGCATTACCGGTGAACTCGCAACGGTCGATCACAACATCTGAACCCGAGCTGAAGATGGCGCCTCCATAGACCGCGTTGCTGTTAGTGAAAGTGCAATCGACGAACGAGACGCTTGAGCTTGCATTATACACGGCTCCCCCATAACGAAAACTCTCGTAGATGCTGTCGGCGTAGTTACCAACAAAGGTGCACCGCTCGAAGAGGCAGTCCGAATCCGCCTGATAGACCGCTCCTCCCTGCGCCGTTCCGTTCAATGAGACAACCCGATTGTCGAGAAAGATGCAGTCGCGCAGGGTGACGGACGACGACAGGTTGACCATGCCTCCCCCGCTGACATCGTCATTACGACTTCTGGCCATCGCAGCGCCTCCCTCGATCGTCACCCCCTCCAGCACCGCGTCCTCGATCTGATCGTTTTCTAACACATGATAACCGTTGGAGGGGCGGTAATCGATGACCCCGTCGCCATCGGTGTCGGTGTCATCCCGTCCCAGATCCGCGGACAGCACCGTTGGATTCGCCACGGGGTCGCGCGAGGCGGCATCGGTCTCGGTTCCGGCAAAGCCCCCCAGCACGGTGACCTGGCTTACGAGTTGGAACGACTGGGATCGGCTGATGTCGGAGGGATCCTCGTCGTTGGGGTAGTAGATCCCGGCGGCGATCCAGATCTGGTCACCGGCGACCGCGGCATCGAGCGCGGCATTCAGCGTGGAAAACGCATTCGCCCAGCTCGAGCCATCCTCCGAGCCCGTTGCATCCCGGTCGACATGCAGGACGGAGGCAAAAAGACCAGAGGGGACCATGGAAAATGCCATGACAAGCGCAAGGACCCGGCCCCCTCGGCCCCCTGGATGATTGCGCACGAAACGCCACCCCCCTTGGCCCGAATCGATCTGCACGGAACCCTTCATTCC
The Akkermansiaceae bacterium DNA segment above includes these coding regions:
- a CDS encoding right-handed parallel beta-helix repeat-containing protein → MAFSMVPSGLFASVLHVDRDATGSEDGSSWANAFSTLNAALDAAVAGDQIWIAAGIYYPNDEDPSDISRSQSFQLVSQVTVLGGFAGTETDAASRDPVANPTVLSADLGRDDTDTDGDGVIDYRPSNGYHVLENDQIEDAVLEGVTIEGGAAMARSRNDDVSGGGMVNLSSSVTLRDCIFLDNRVVSLNGTAQGGAVYQADSDCLFERCTFVGNYADSIYESFRYGGAVYNASSSVSFVDCTFTNSNAVYGGAIFSSGSDVVIDRCEFTGNAAEVLQKGVGGAIWHSGQSLVISGSIFRSNTAARAVGAVNCENAIVVVTDTTFESNTAAGSGGGMYCSQSQAVFERCVFNSNESGDAGGGLVVYSGTVEAFISDSSFIDNVAEKGGGLVLSANDAEVSRCTFSGNRAFRAAGGANVISCNPRFANCTFYNNEVYGGGSGGGSGPSAPPDDGGGGAMRCQSSTVEIIHGTFYSNRSNFRHLELGEEEEYSGGLNADDSTPVVRNSIFWDNEADDIYGSTATVSNSIIDGGYPGTGVSTADPLLGSFGAHGGLTSTVPVAFGSPAIDAGVVATDDPATDQRGFSRDGEPDLGACEFTALAVESFDTTPYVRLGSSARLLATSDHALPSFQWYLGESGDTSTPLTSGAEHLTEQLEFGTQVWVQLLSAATGSVDSETMEISVRGNYEDWCAFHQLSGADAAPLASLSSDGIANILKFATGLDPSKPEVLPVTIHMVGDHFECSATISTTPLDITAGFRKSTNLEQWAAPSAVPSITATGPGFHRMDLTEPCEHPIGFMRFEAGFAGASGIETLD